The following DNA comes from Brassica oleracea var. oleracea cultivar TO1000 chromosome C5, BOL, whole genome shotgun sequence.
ACTATTGTCGCCATGGACACTTTTCTCTGCTCTCCTCCTACACCGTAACTAGTATAGTAAGGGTAATGGTTCTCGTCCCAGGCTCTATTCGTCGGACCTGTGTTATCCACACAGAGATAATGTCTTTAACAGTAATTTACCTCAATACCCCTTGTAGATGGACTAATTTTACGTTCATTATCCGAAGGGCCAAGGCCCACGACGTTCAGTGTATAAATATTAAATACGCACCAGCATTATAATGTTTGCTGTTGTTATTAACGCCCAAGTTGTAACGAAAAAGTACTGTTATTCAAGTTCAAACGCTAAAAAAGTCAAAAACAATATCCTCTTCGAAGTTTTTTTAGACAGAAAAGATGAACTAAAGTTGCTTATCGAACAACGGAGAAGAGACAACTCTGGTCCAAGTTTTTTAAAAAACTTCCGGTTTTAGTTACGTCATTAGAACCCTTCGGCCATCATTACTTCTGGTCGTGCGTCTCTGTACTTCTTCGACATGTACGGTCCACTTCGAACAGCTTCTTGCAACTGTCATAACCAAAAAAATATCAATCATGTCAACAACATTCATAGAGAGATTCTACAAACTTCCATCTTTATATATGTTTTGGGGAAGAAGATTCAAACCTTTTCACCAGTTTTTAGACGACGAGGGTCATCAACAAAGTTACTACACAAGAACGCTTCATGAATTGCTTTGCAGCAGTTATACCTCCCTTCCATTGCTGTGTCAAGAATGTAAAATGTGTATTGAGTCAGATCAAATAGGTTGAGGAAGATGCGAGAGGAGTTTTACTTAGTTTACCTATCTTTGCAGTTTCAGTGGTTGCATCCGTCACTATGTTTATTATCTCTTCTTTCGACAAGATCTCCATCAGCCCCCATGGCCGCGACACCAACGCTGCTAATGTTCTATAGCCCTGAGGATTTATATTGCAAACAACATAGTATCAACAAAACGCATAGAGTTTCTTTGGGCAATGTGTGACGGTGTGGAAATTAGAAGACATATGTATCTGAGTCTGTTTGGCGCAGAAGGAAAAAGAAGTTCTAAGTGAAATGTAGTATGTGTGCACTATAAAATTTCCAACCAGGGAAACAAAGGGAGAAAGATTAAATGATGAGGTTAATGGTTTTACCGCAAGACGCATCTCTGAGCTTTGTTGAAGAACTGAAAGGAACAAACCCTGCGATTTTGTGTGTAGTGCCAATAATTAGTTCATGCTATGGCTAAAAACATAAACATATGTAGTCTGCGCACAGCTGAAGAAGAAGATGCAAAAGATAAAATAAACTCACGGATGGGGTTAGTTTTGTGCTCTGTGCTGCAACATCGTATATTAAACATCTAAGGTTTTCTTCAGCTTTTTCATCAACTATTCTGCTGCTTTTAGGCCGTGTTTCACCCGCAATGTATGCCAGTGCGTGAAGTGCAGCCTGTACATGCCATTTACAAACAGTCATAAGATTTCCTCAATGTCTCATGAAACAGTTTTTCAATCATCGAGAGTTCAAATTTAAAATCCTGAAATAGGAAAAAGTGAATATTAACATGTCTTTCAAAGAGCATATAATCGCCAGTGTTTCAACTGATGAGATGAAAAAACACACTAACCAACTGTTTTCCAAGTGCATTGCGATCAAAGGCAGAAGCAACAACGTGTCTTGCAGCTGGAGGTGTAGTCGAAAGGACTAGATTCGCTCCCCTCGTTGCTAAAAAATATTGTAAGAATATACACATAAGCCACACGAGATATTACTGCAAGGGAAACAAAACACCTTGTCGGTCGCTCTTATATTTTCACAACTCTAAATGTATGACGACCTATCTAGGTAAATCTCTTTTAGTAGAAAGCTGGAACAAATGCAATTTCAAAGAAAACTGAGCAACTTACTTGATCCAATTTGACCAAGTGCATCAAGCGCAGCTTCATGTGCATCTGTATCATTCATCTCCGGTGACTCCAGGCTCGCATCAATAGCTGAAATTAACGCCTTCACACCTGGATTCGGGACAAAGGTGAGAGTTGTTCTTAGAAAGCTAAAAACTCCTTGTTATGAAAGCCTATTACAAGAACCACGTAATCACACTGAAAAAAAAACAATCTTACAAGTTTCGTCCACTGTATTGTAGATATTTTCCCTCGAGAGGAGTCTGCCACTTATCATCATTGCTCTCAACTTCAGAAAGAGATCCACTGATGTCCCACTATGCAAATTTTAAGATCCCGAGAAATAGGTGAGCTGAAGCGAGCATAATAGGTATACAATTTCTCTTTTTTTCTGTAAAGTGGATAAGATTTAATAGTGTGCTTAATTGCTTATACCTGATGATAGAACAAAACATCTGAATAAGTGA
Coding sequences within:
- the LOC106295333 gene encoding uncharacterized protein LOC106295333 — translated: MEDVNQLFDAAFEFAHYPGPQGDSSVKEFLDRFPLPVIFNALQTETDIPGFETTLVTCLERVFKTKYGASLIPHYMPVLQAGLKSNSAVVKSLACKTVNSLLENRDANDVSPVQLIVSNGIYPLLLEYIIKSDDEVANAASETIKSLARFPDAMSVIFPTDTNDATHLGNLAARSSSLARVRVLSLIVKLFSISPHVASAVKNSGLLDLLEAEMKGTKDTLVILNVLELYYELVEVEHSSEFVPQTSLIQMFCSIISGTSVDLFLKLRAMMISGRLLSRENIYNTVDETCVKALISAIDASLESPEMNDTDAHEAALDALGQIGSTTRGANLVLSTTPPAARHVVASAFDRNALGKQLAALHALAYIAGETRPKSSRIVDEKAEENLRCLIYDVAAQSTKLTPSGLFLSVLQQSSEMRLAGYRTLAALVSRPWGLMEILSKEEIINIVTDATTETAKIAMEGRYNCCKAIHEAFLCSNFVDDPRRLKTGEKLQEAVRSGPYMSKKYRDARPEVMMAEGF